The Halarsenatibacter silvermanii genome has a window encoding:
- a CDS encoding DUF1670 domain-containing protein: protein MKDYERVKFLVRRGIEPAQIQHMTGRGKSVIEQYIEIIEHYHPDNGND, encoded by the coding sequence ATCAAAGACTATGAAAGAGTGAAATTTCTTGTCAGAAGAGGTATTGAACCCGCGCAAATACAGCATATGACTGGCCGAGGTAAATCAGTAATTGAGCAGTATATTGAGATTATAGAGCATTATCATCCCGATAATGGCAATGATTAA